The DNA window AGCAGTGCTTACTGAGCTCGCACTGTGCCAACGGCCCTAACTCCCACACTTAGTCCCCTCCTAACAGTGTGTGGAAGGTACAGTGATTTCTCTGACAGGTGAGGAGATGGATTTGGGTTCAAGTGAGGTGTTCTTAAGTGGCAGAGTCATCCTCTTCATCTCTACTACCTCCTAGTCCCATTTTATGGACAGGAAAACAGGTATTGAAAAGGATAGTCTGTATCTTGACTGTGTCAATGTCAGAATTCTGGTGTGATGTACAGTAGTTCTGCAAGATGTTGCTGAGGGCACAGAGGACCTCTTTTATTCCCTTCAGCTATATGTGGATCTACagttgtttcaaaataaaagtttaatatttgagagagaggagggggggTGGTAGATAGCTAGAGAGAGCTGGGTTAGGCCAGTGAGGAAAGCTGTACTGTCCACAGGACTCCAGCACCACCAGGACCTGAGTGCCCTGATCCTGCGGTCAGAGGTTGAGGCCCTGCAGCAAGTGGTGGAGGCAGCCGTGACGCAGGCCCTTCCTGGGGCCACTGTTACACTGGCCGGAGGCTTCCGGAGGTAAGGGGACTCAACACGCTGTCCGGCTCAGCTCCAGGCCCTCCTCAGGGAAGGCGTCTGAGGTGGGGCCACTGAGGTGGGCCATCCCTCACTGAGGGGTTTTGGGAGAACATGGAGTCTGTGAGTCAGACTGGCCCCCTCAGGGGGAAGTTGCAGGGCCACGACGTGGACTTCCTCATCACCCACCCCCAGGAGGGCCAGGAGGCAGGGCTGCTGCCCAGAGTGATGTGCTACCTGAAGGAGCAGGTGAGGGGCTTCCCCCTTCCCCTGCTGAGAGTCCTGCTGGGATTCTAGCTCCTGGTTTCTCAGTCCCACATGGCAGTGCCCGGCCATGTCTGTTCTCCTCCAGGGCCTTGTCCTGTACCACCAGCACCAGCACAGCCAACAGGGAGACCTGACCCAGCAGAGCCACACCATGGATGCCTTTGAGAGGAGTTTCTGCATTTTCCGCCTGCCGCAACCCCCAGGGGCTGCTGTAGGTGGCGCCCAGAAGCCCTGCTTCACCTGGAAGGCTGTGCGGGTGGACCTGGTGGTTGCCCCTATCAGCCAGTTCCCCTTTGCCCTGCTTGGCTGGACTGGCTCCAAGGTAGGGAGTGTGCTGCAGGGGCTGGCCCTCGGATCTGGGGCTGGTGGCTCTGCTGAGACGTGGTCACTTTTTCCCCAGCATTTTGAGCGGGAGCTACGCCGCTTCAGCAGGAAAGAGAAGGGCCTCTGTCTGAACAGCCATGGTCTGTTTGATCCGGAGCAGGTGTGTTGCTGTGATGGGAGGCCTGAGGGGTAAGAAATGGCTTTCTTTTTGGCCCACAGTCTGAATCAGCCCCAGTCCCTCAAGCCTGGAACCCGCAGGACCCTCAAGAGGCATCTACCATAGGGCTGGGCTCTGCCAGCATTTCTAGCCTCCTCCCCATACCTTTCTTGGGGAGTCTGGTGCAGTGGAGGGAACAGCCCCCAGGCCCTAATGCCTGCATTCTGTTGCAGAAGACGGTTTTCCATGTGGCCTCAGAGGAAGACATCTTCAGACTCCTGGACCTTGAGTACCTTCCCCCAGAGCAGAGAAATGCCTGATCCTATCAACCCCGCCTCTACTCTGGAAATGGAGGGGGTCATTTGAGCCagactctattggtgtttttggCCCCTGACTATTTCCAGGCAGAAGATGTGCTGCTGCCCCAAGTCTTTACCCCTTCCATGTGAGAGCCCTATCTGTGAACCACCACTCCCCCACCTATACCCAGTTCAAGATGTAATGAAATTAGCATGTGGAATAAACGAAGCTGTATTTTCTGAATGTGCTGCTGGTGTGGGTGACTGAGGAGCACAGGGCCTGGTTCTGCCCAGAGGTCAGCTTCAGGGTGTCACTGAGGGTGGGGGATATTCACCTAGCAAATAGACTTCCAGTTATTTCTCCAACAAAAATGGGTTTATTCCTGATCAGCAGAGAATCAGTCTGTAACCATGGCAAGCCGTGTGCAAGTCCCCAGCAAAAATGGAGAGGAAAACTTTCATAGAGGGGAAAAAGGAATTTGGGAGGCCTATAGCAAACATGAGTCCATGGCTTTTCGTTGGCTGAGTCCTTGTCAGGAAAGAAGTGGAGGTCTTTCTTTCTGTTGGGCTCTTGCTGTCATTATAGGGCATGAATGCTCGCCCTTCTGGTCTCCCAACTCTTgaggtgtttattttttttttacatttccccCTTTCAATCAAGATCTTTTTCTGAAAGCATCATTAATCTGAATCAGGTTTTGTAGTTTCAGGGTCTTATTGACCTATGCAAGGAAAGGCTTTTCCTGGGTGTAGTGTCCCACATCAGGGAGAAAATGCACAGATTGGAGATCTGTTGAGGTCATATTTAAGAAACGAGGGGTAGGAGGGAGAACTCTTAGGCACTTTTTATCGAAAGTCCATATGTTACCAAGATCCTAGATGTTAAAGAGCATGTGTAGCATTACGCCATCAAAGGTTTGGTGACAAATTGCCAGCAGCCCTGGCCTAGATATGTTTGGAAAGCTGTCTCAGCAGATGTCATCTGCTTCAATTCAGGGAAATCTACTTTCGAGTCCCCAGACGATCTGAAGGTCCAGACAGGGTTTGGTGCTTTCCTTAGGTGTGTCATATGAAAATAAGAGTTGTATTCCTTGGAGTTTTGCAGCACAGGGAGGTTAGCAGTACTGATAGCAGCCTCCTTCTCTTGGTGTCTTTTCCAACAGATGAAATTTCCAGGTTGCAAGATATGATGATCAAGGTCTTTCTCTCCCAAAAGTGCACTGTGAAAAAGATTGTTTTACCAAAATgtgatcttgttttatttttttccttaaaatacttatttatttggttgcttcaggtcttagttgtggcatgcaggatcttttgttcgggcatgcaggcttctctccAGTCGTGGCACTCAGGCTATAGAATAcacagtagttgcagtgcacaggcttagctgacccgtgatatgtgggatcttagttccctgactaggggactgtgtcccctgcattggaaagcagattcttaactactggacaaccagggaagtcctaaaacatggttattttaaaaagaaacaattaggCCTTTGTAGTATTGGAGTACCCCTCCTGTTTTTAGTTGAGGGTCAGAAGAGGCAAGAGTCCAGTGTACAGCACATCCTGTGATTATCTCAAAGGGTATGAGAGCTCAAAATGAGGTGGGTCTACGATTTAGAAAGACCAACAGCAATGATTTTGAAAAAGGTGTTTGGAGGGTCTCTACAAGTTTTGCCAGTTGAATCTTAATAATGCtgttaggttatacctgaatggtctagtggttttccctactttcttcaatttaagtctgaatttggcaataaggagttcataatctgagccacagtcagctcctagtcttgtttttgctgactgtatagagcttctccatctttggctgcaaataatataatcagtctgattttggtattgaccatctggtgacgtccatgtgtagagtctactCTTCTGTTGtcggaagagagtgtttgctatgaccagtgcagtctccctctctattagcctttgccctgcttcattctgtactccaaagccaaatttgcctgttactccaggtatctcttcctgcttttgcattccagtcccctataatggaaaggacgtctttttttggatgttagttctaaagttcttgtaggtcttcatagaaccgttcaacttcagcttcttcagcgttactggttggggcatagacttggattactgtgatactgaaggtttgccttggaaatgagcagagatcattctgttgcttttgagattgcatctaagtactgcagtttggactcttttgttgactatgatggctactccgtttcttctaagggattcttgcccacagtagtagatataatggtcatctgagttaaattcacccattccagtccattttagtttgctgatttctaaaatgtcaatgttcactcttgtcatctcctgtttgaccacttcaaatttgccttgattcatggacctaacattccaggttcctatgcaatgttgctctttacagcatcagactttacttacgtcaccagtcacatccacaactgggtgttgttttttctttggctccgtcccttcattctttctggagttatttctccactgatctccagtagcatattgggcacctaccgacctggggagttcatctttcagtatcccatctttttgccttttcatactgttcatggggctctcaaggcaagaatactgaagtggtttgccattcccttctccagtggaccacattctgtcagaactctccaccgtgacctgtctgtcttgggtggccctacattgcatggcttagtttcattgagttaaacaaggctgtggtgcGTGTgcttagattggttagttttctgtgattgtagttttcagtctgtctgccctctgatgaagaaggataaaaggcttatgtaagcttcctgatgggagagactgactgagggggaaattgggtcttattctgatgggtggggccatactcagtaaatctttaatccagttttctgttgatgggcgggactgtgttccctccctgttatttgacctgaggccaaaatatggtggaggtaataaagataatggcaaccttcttcaaaaggtcccacgcacacactgctatactcagtgcccccaaccctgaacaggccaccgccaacccatacctctgccagagactcctggacactcacaggcaagtctgggtcagtcttttgtggggtcactgctcctttctcctgggtcctgatgtGTACaaagttctgtttgtgccctccaagagtctgtctccccagtcctgtgtagATTCTGATGGCTGTacggtggggttaatggtgacctcctccaggcgggcttatgccatacccaagtctgctgcacccagagcccctgcccctgtggcaggccactgctgacctgtacctcctcaggagactctcaaacacagttctgtctcagtctctatgGGGTTTCTGGGTCCTGAtatgcacaaggtttgtttgagccctcagAGCGTCTCTGGTGGGCATGGAAtttgattctaaacgtgatttTGCCCCTCTTGCCATCTTGTCAgggcttctccttttcccttctcctttgtTCCAGcaccatgcagccactgctccagtgcctaccatcttgttggggcttctctcctcttggacgtggggtatctcctcacagtcactccagctccatccccccaaaaaagaaatgcaaaaaagctaaatggttgtctgaggagatcttacaaatggctgtgaagagaagagaagagaagagaagagaatggcaaaggagaaaaggaaagatataccatttgaatgcagagttccaaagaatagcaaggagagataagaaagccttcctctgtgatcagtgcaaagaaatagaggaaaacaacagaatgggaaagaccacagatctcttcaaggaatggggcacaataaaggacagaaatggtatggacctaacagaagcagaagattttaagaagaggtggcaagaatacacagaagaactatacaaaaaagatcttcacgacccagataatcacaatggtgtgatcactcacctagagccagatatcctggaatgtgaagtcaagtgggccttaggaagcatcactacgaacaaagctagtagaggtgatggaattccagttgagctatttcaaatcctaaaacatgatgctgtgaaagtgctgtactcagtatgccagcaaatttggaaaatgcaccagtggccacaggactggaaaaggtcagttttcattccaaccccaaagaatagcaatgccaaaaaatactcgaactacagcacaattgcactcatctcacacactagcaaactagtgctcaaaattcttcatgccaggcttcaacagtacgtgaactatgaacttccagatgttcaagctggactcagaaaaggcagaggaaccagagatcaaattgccaacatctgttggatcatggaaaaagcgagaaagttccagaaaaacatctatttctgctttattgactatgccaaagcctttgactgtatggatcaccacaaactatggtaaattctaaaagagatgtgaataccagaccacttgacctgtctcttgagaaatctgtatgcaggtcaggaagcaacagttagaaatggacatggaacaatacactggttccaaataggaaaaggagtacatcaaggctgtatattgtcatcctgcttatttaacttatatacaaaaaaaaaaaaaaccttatatacagagtacttcatgagaaacactgggctggatgaagcacaagctggaatcaagattgccgggagaaatatcaataacctcagatatgtagatggcaccacccttatggcagaaagtgaagaagaactaaagagcctcttgatgaaagtgaaagaggagagtgaaaagttggcttaaagctcaacattcagaaaactaagatcatggcatccggtcctatcacttcatggcaaatagatggggaaacagtgtcaaactttatttttctgggcttcaaaatcactgcagatggtgactgcaaccatgaaattaaaagatgcttactccttggaaggaaagttatggccaacctagacagcatattaaaaagcagagacattactttgtcagcaaaggtctgtctagtcaaggctgtggtctttccattagtcatgtatggatgtaagagttggactgtgaagaaagctgagtgccaaagaattgatgcttttgaactgtggtgttggagaagactcttgagagtcccctgaactgcaaggagatccaaccagtccattctaaaggagatcagtcctgggtgttcattggaaggactgatggtgaagctgaaactccaatattttggccacctgatgcgaagagctgacttattggaaaagaccctgatggtaggaaagactgagggcaggaggagaaggggacaacagaggatgagatgtttggatggcatcaccacctcgatggacatgagtttgcagcctggcatgctgcagttcatggggtcgcaaagagttggacactactgagcaactgaactgaatgctgttaGTGTGTTTGACCAAACCAGAGAATTGAGGGTGGTAAGTGCAATAAAAGTGTTGTAAAACTGGCCAAACCGTGCAGACTTGCTGAAGCACCTGAACAGTGAAATGGGTTCCTTGGTCCGAGAAGCTCCCCAGGTAGGGATAAATCTTTTCCAAAAGTACTTTAGTCGTAGAAGAGGGTAGTAACCTATCTATAAGGGAAGCTTCAGCCCAGTGTGCCAACTTACAGACCATGACTAACACACACCTAGATCCATGATCTAAAGGGAGTTGCGTGAAATGCATCTGCCAGAACTAAAATGGTCCATCAGCAATCTAAAATTTCCAGGAGCAGTATCAACAGGATTCCCTGGATGTACTTTAGACAAAGGGGGCAGTGAGGTAGGTACTTTCTGGGGCTTTGTTAATGTTTCCCCGACAGTACTGACTCATGAAGCCTATCATTTTGTcagtgtgaaagaaagtgaaagtcgctcagttgtgtccgactctttgcgaccccatggactggcctgaattctccaggccagaatactggagtggatagcctttcccttcttcatggaatcttcccaacccagggattgaacctaggtctcctgcattgcaggcagattctttaccagtggttTAATGCATGTACAGTGGTGAGGAGTGGGAATTTCAGTCTCTTGTAAGACTGGGTAATTATTTGGTCTGAACCAgagctttctctttttatcaaaCCAACTGTCATTGAATTTCCAatcttgtttctcttttcctgagGCCAATTTTGGGGCTTCTTGAGCTTTAAAGTTCTCATTCAGGGGAATATCCCTTTGGACCAAGACAGAAGTTTAGCTGCTGTTCCTTTAAAGACAGAGTTCCTTGCAGAAATTTTAGCAAGGTGATTTACCTTAGCTTCCAGAGAGTCAAGTTTAGAATAGCCTGAATCTTACTAATAATTCAAGGATGAATAAAAGTGTTGCATCCAATAATTCCTGAACATTGGGgccattttaacttttatttctgctGGAATATGGGAAACCACATTGCTTCCACAATATTCCAAAATCATAAGCTCCTCGAAAAACATATCTATTATCAATATAAATATTGGCGGTTTTGCCCTTGGCTGAAGTACGAGCCTGTGTAAGAGCAGATCGTTCAGGCTGTTggaccaaagtgaaagtgaagtcgctcagttgtgtgcgactgtttgtgaccccatggactgtagcctaccactcTGCTCTGTCCGTAGCCATAGGTAAAGATGCTGCCTCAACAACATCAAAAGAAGCTGAGATAACATACCCAGCACAGTATCTGCCAGTGTCTCCTTTTAAATAACAACCATCAGTAAACATGAAAAGTCAGTGTTTCCCAATGAAATTTCCTACAGATCATTATGAGGAGTCAGGAGGTGGTCCGTAAAGGTTAAGCCGTTGTGAGGTTCTTCATTGGTGACAGAAGAGTAGCAGGGTTCATATTATTACCGTGTGAAAGAGTTATGTGAAGAGCAGCTAACAAAAGGACTCCATGGAGGTGATTTGACTGGCTGAGAAATGAGTGTGATGAGAATTTGTGAGGGCTATTGCATGAGGTATCGAAAGGAGGTCCCACAATGATTTTCTCAGCAGCCTTAAAAATAACGACAGTGGCCGTGATGGCTTTAGGGAAGAGGGGTATTTCTGTGTGACAGAGTCCAGTTGCTGGCCATAGTGGCCTATGAGTTGATGGTGGTCCCCATGTTTTGGGGAGAGTATCTCATGGGCAGTCCCTTCCTTTTCATATACAAAAAGGGAATCTGATTATTGGGATGCCCACAGGCAGGTGGGTTCATCAAACTCTCCTTTAAGTACTTAAAAGCTATGTCATTTGGTTCTTAGCTTAAAATTTGGGTTGTGGTTTTGCTTTGGTAAAACATACAGAGGTCTGGCCATAAGAGAAATTTGGAACTCAATTTTGTCTATAATCAGCTAACCCAAGAAAACCTCATGGTTGGTGCTTTGTTTTGGGtttagagtactggagtggggtgccattgccttctccaccaggaaTTCGTATCTGGATCTAAATGTAGTCCTTGTTCCGATATCAGATGCCCTAAATAATGAACCTAGGTTTGGGGCAGATTGCTGTTATCTTCACCACCTTATGTCCCTTTAAGGCTAAACACTTTAGGTGGATGATGACTTCTGCCAGGAGgtttgagaaagagagaagaaaatcatTTACATATTGTATCAAAGTTTAACCTCTTGGAAACTTTGTATCATCAGATCAGCCATCAGGATTTTTGAGAAATAAGGAGACTCAGTAAAACCCTGAGGTATTACTGTCCAGGTGAATAGTTTTTCTTCAGTGAAGGCAGAAAGGTATCTAGTTGCTTCAGTTGAAATGTTACAGAAATGTACTGCATAAATCAATTAAAGTGTTTACCTTCTGTAGGAATGGCTGTTACTAACTCATGAGAAAAGCAACAGGGTGTTAAGGATTAACAGTGTTGCTTAATAGTTTGATGTCTGGACAAACCTATACCTTTGGCTTTtaggtttcctcacctgtgaaatgggagtgTTATAGGAGCTAATACAAGGGATAATGAGGCCTTGAGCTTTGATCTTCTGTTATGGCCTTTATGCCTGGAATGGCTTCCTTACGTATATGGTGTCGATTCTGGGAAGAGGTTTTGAGGGATTTGTTTGAATCTTGGTGGGGGACATCTGTGGATTTTGCCAATATCAGCTGGAGATTTTGCGCATAAGGAGGATGGTAGCTGATTCAATAGGGACAGATAATCTGTGCTTCTAGAATCAGCTCTAGTATCATCAGAGATGGAGCAGAGATATTGAAGAGTCATTTAATTCACCTTGTTGATTACTTTGATGAGTACTGCCAAATTCTGGAATCATTTCCCCCTTTAGGGAGAAAGAAATTCTGGCATGATAGTTCTCTAAAAAGTCTTGCCCTAATAAATGGATAGAGGGGGAAGAACTAAGGAGAAAAGAGTATATTTCTTGAAGGGCCTAAAACAACATGGAATAGATTCCTTCGAGATCCCTGCTGTTTAAACTGTTTACTCTAAGACAGGGGCTCCTTTATAGTAGTGGGGCTGATCAATGAGAGGGTGGCTCCAGTGTCAGGACTGGAGGAGATTGACCCCAATCTGGAGAAATCTTTCTCTAAGCCAGTTAAGAGGAAggattgggaagagcctctggagttCTTTGGAGTCCAATCATTGAGAATTGGGAGGATGTTGAAAAGGCTGGTTAAAAGACTGAAGGTGCCTGAAGCACTTAAATTTGTAACAATCTCTTTCCCAGAGACCTGGATCTTTGCAATAATAGCAGAAACTAGGagggtttttgtttcatttaggaGGCTTCATTTGCTCCAGTTGGAGATAAAGGATTTTAGCTGTTTCCATTTTAGGTGACTCCTCTAGAGATGAGAGAGCTGTTTTGCCAGCTTAATTAAATCTGGAGTGAACATTTCCCCTTCCATCTTGGTCCTTTTTGCTAAAAGGGAATGGTCCTGCTTCAGCCCACTAATAACCATGGAGTTAGAAGCTGCTTGTGTAGGATTAACATGTGAAAGAAgaccagaattttctttaaaaacaatctGAAGTCAATTGGAATAGTCATGAACAGATTCATTAGGTTATTGTGTATAAGCTTGCATTTTATTCCAATCAGCAGGCTTTGGAAAAGCTGTAAGAATTGCCCCATGAAGCCACTTAGTGATTGCCTGAGCCTGGTCATATAAGTTAGGAGGGCTCCCAGTTGTAATTCTAAAGGCCTTTTAGGATATTCCCAAGTAGCAGTTTTCATCCAATGCTGGGCCTAGCCTTCCCGACAAGCTATGAACTAGCTGATTCAGTCAAAGAAAACAAGTTGCTGAGTTTGAAGGACTGTATTAAATTCCTCAGCAAATCTGTGAGGCTCTCCagttatttgagaaaaaaatctttgactATGGTTCACAATTCAGCTTTAGTCCaggtaatatataaaatagagcgTTTATCCTCTGGATCCTCAGGCGGCTTAATTGTAAAGGGACAGGTTCTGATAAGTTCGAAGGAAAACGGAGTGGGAAAGGTTTTAGAAAAAAGGGGAAGTTCAGTGGGAGAATTCGTATTGGGGCACTGAGGGTCAGGAGCACGTGCCGGTGGCCtaggagagaggcaggaagatGGCCCTGGACCTGGGGCCTGGGCTCAAGGGCTGAGGcaggggattcaggatggccCTGGAGCTGGGGCCTGAGCACAAGGGGCTGaaggaggggattcaggatggccctggagctggggcctgggctcaggggctgaggcaggggattcaggatggccctggagctggggcctgggctcaggggctgaggcaggggattcaggatggccctggagctggggcctgggctcAAAAGGCTGaaggaggggattcaggatggccctggagctggggcctgggcccaggggctgagggaggggattcaggatggccctggagctggggcctgggcccaggggctgaggcaggggattcaggatggccctggagctgg is part of the Ovis aries strain OAR_USU_Benz2616 breed Rambouillet chromosome 4, ARS-UI_Ramb_v3.0, whole genome shotgun sequence genome and encodes:
- the POLM gene encoding DNA-directed DNA/RNA polymerase mu isoform X6, with product MLPKRRRARVASPSSAPSSAARFPGVTIYLAEPHMGRSRQAFLTRLAVSKGFRVLSAYSPEVTHVVMEGTSAEEAVCWQERKTSALPPDCTRPVLLDISWFTESMAAGQPVPVECRHRLEVAVPKKKMPSPAWMLPYACQRPTPLVHHNASFSELLEHGVCDEVERIRLSERYQTMKLFTQIFGVGVRTADQWYQKGLRTLDDLQEESHRLTQQQKAGLQHHQDLSALILRSEVEALQQVVEAAVTQALPGATVTLAGGFRRGKLQGHDVDFLITHPQEGQEAGLLPRVMCYLKEQGLVLYHQHQHSQQGDLTQQSHTMDAFERSFCIFRLPQPPGAAVGGAQKPCFTWKAVRVDLVVAPISQFPFALLGWTGSKVGSVLQGLALGSGAGGSAETWSLFPQHFERELRRFSRKEKGLCLNSHGLFDPEQVCCCDGRPEGRRFSMWPQRKTSSDSWTLSTFPQSREMPDPINPASTLEMEGVI
- the POLM gene encoding DNA-directed DNA/RNA polymerase mu isoform X7, which codes for MEGTSAEEAVCWQERKTSALPPDCTRPVLLDISWFTESMAAGQPVPVECRHRLEVAVPKKKMPSPAWMLPYACQRPTPLVHHNASFSEALETLAEAAGFDGSEGRQISFYRAASVLKALPSPVTALSQLQGLPHFGEHSCRVVQELLEHGVCDEVERIRLSERYQTMKLFTQIFGVGVRTADQWYQKGLRTLDDLQEESHRLTQQQKAGLQHHQDLSALILRSEVEALQQVVEAAVTQALPGATVTLAGGFRRGKLQGHDVDFLITHPQEGQEAGLLPRVMCYLKEQGLVLYHQHQHSQQGDLTQQSHTMDAFERSFCIFRLPQPPGAAVGGAQKPCFTWKAVRVDLVVAPISQFPFALLGWTGSKVGSVLQGLALGSGAGGSAETWSLFPQHFERELRRFSRKEKGLCLNSHGLFDPEQVCCCDGRPEGRRFSMWPQRKTSSDSWTLSTFPQSREMPDPINPASTLEMEGVI
- the POLM gene encoding DNA-directed DNA/RNA polymerase mu isoform X5 yields the protein MRVYVGPEVTHVVMEGTSAEEAVCWQERKTSALPPDCTRPVLLDISWFTESMAAGQPVPVECRHRLEVAVPKKKMPSPAWMLPYACQRPTPLVHHNASFSEALETLAEAAGFDGSEGRQISFYRAASVLKALPSPVTALSQLQGLPHFGEHSCRVVQELLEHGVCDEVERIRLSERYQTMKLFTQIFGVGVRTADQWYQKGLRTLDDLQEESHRLTQQQKAGLQHHQDLSALILRSEVEALQQVVEAAVTQALPGATVTLAGGFRRGKLQGHDVDFLITHPQEGQEAGLLPRVMCYLKEQGLVLYHQHQHSQQGDLTQQSHTMDAFERSFCIFRLPQPPGAAVGGAQKPCFTWKAVRVDLVVAPISQFPFALLGWTGSKVGSVLQGLALGSGAGGSAETWSLFPQHFERELRRFSRKEKGLCLNSHGLFDPEQVCCCDGRPEGRRFSMWPQRKTSSDSWTLSTFPQSREMPDPINPASTLEMEGVI